In Paracoccus aminophilus JCM 7686, a single window of DNA contains:
- a CDS encoding calcium-binding protein, translated as MDIRFVITYLAPTGAFTRNLTDLKIASGAGGFRLYAATHVGGGLSAYVLTAADKPISYLAGQAYAPSVRYLDTPRIELLSIDGKQIASALGLQGGPRFNLAADGGFGGVSGFGGAAFAANLIQVGQYSTPSSDFLFSVKNDQLGFDIWKVGAAGALTKTSSVTFPFSGAPANAEIDDIALMKVGAKQFIASVSALGNALLVQEILADGTIGMTRLLSSETGVGINAPSHIESVTVAGVTYLIMASSASSSLTSMRLTSTGDILPVDHIIDERSTRFASATAMTTLMVDGRAFVFVGGADDGVSIFTVMPGGQLLHLDTLVDRDGWSLAKVSSLAAERINGQIVLFVSSKTENGISQFAINTGPIGRTTTVGAGVQTGTSGSDMLKAGTGTTHLRGGDGDDILISGTENITLTGGKGADIFVLMPFKGRITISDFEYGIDRIDLSNFGMIRSIAQITFEQQSWGMRLKIGTTTVEVYSQNGRPLASWQFGNSMFPHAHYPPPSFANVIHGSSWDDTLMASSTANRIYGGGGNDIIFGSSGPDWLSGDAGNDTLYGGDGKDSLFGGDGNDLLKGGGGADELYGGAGNDTLFGGEGDDTLRGDDGHDVLYGDEGNDQLFGGAGNDTLYGGPGNDLLEGGSGDDQLFGGDGDDTLRAISGANYLHGGAGRDQLFAGTGRDTLYGGDGDDTLRATTGRHLFYGGAGRDQLFGGNGNDTLYGGDDDDTLLGGAGDDVLYGDNGRDYLAGEAGNDLIYGGAGDDRIDGGDGNDTLYGGDGQDRIDGGADDDLIYGGAGHDTIYGGAGNDTVYGDDGNDLLYGGDGDDQLFGGTGNDTILGGRGNDRIYGGAGNDVIWGEAGHDLLYGGDGNDTIYGGRGNDTIYGDGNNDVLYGELGNDVLYGGRGADLIYGGAGNDTLYGGAGFDTLYGGNGNDVIRTGPGSSKLYGGNGNDLLYGGNANDLLEGGRGNDTLYGGRGHDRLNGGPGRDRLFGGAGDDTLIGGPGSDTMTGGPGRDVFVFNRKADFDRAVDVITDFTHGQDHIDMRGMNLSFVGTQGFSSHHQIRAEISAGMVTLYIDLDGDSRPDLTIRLEGLSQIFASDFWL; from the coding sequence GTGGATATTCGCTTCGTCATCACCTATCTGGCCCCGACCGGCGCCTTCACCCGCAACCTCACCGATCTGAAGATCGCGTCCGGGGCCGGCGGGTTCCGGCTTTATGCGGCGACGCATGTGGGCGGCGGGCTCAGTGCCTATGTCCTGACCGCGGCGGACAAGCCGATCAGCTATCTCGCGGGGCAGGCCTATGCGCCTTCGGTGCGCTATCTCGACACACCCCGGATCGAGCTTTTGTCGATCGACGGCAAACAGATCGCAAGCGCCTTGGGTCTGCAGGGTGGGCCAAGGTTCAATCTGGCAGCCGATGGTGGCTTCGGCGGGGTGTCCGGCTTCGGCGGCGCGGCCTTCGCGGCCAATCTCATTCAGGTCGGCCAATATTCAACGCCAAGCTCGGATTTCCTGTTTTCGGTCAAGAACGACCAGCTTGGCTTCGACATCTGGAAGGTCGGCGCGGCGGGCGCTTTGACCAAGACCAGCTCGGTGACCTTTCCTTTTTCCGGCGCCCCCGCGAATGCCGAGATCGACGACATCGCGCTGATGAAGGTCGGCGCGAAACAGTTCATCGCCTCGGTCTCGGCGCTTGGCAATGCCTTGCTGGTGCAGGAAATCCTTGCCGATGGCACGATCGGCATGACCCGGTTGCTCTCGTCGGAAACCGGGGTCGGGATCAATGCCCCGAGCCATATCGAAAGCGTCACCGTCGCCGGGGTGACCTATCTTATCATGGCCTCAAGCGCGAGCTCGTCGCTGACCTCGATGCGGCTGACCTCGACCGGCGACATCCTGCCCGTGGATCACATCATCGACGAGCGCAGCACCCGATTTGCGAGTGCAACCGCCATGACGACGCTGATGGTCGATGGCCGCGCCTTCGTCTTCGTCGGCGGGGCAGATGATGGCGTCTCGATCTTTACTGTGATGCCCGGCGGGCAGCTTCTGCATCTCGATACGCTGGTCGACCGCGACGGCTGGTCTTTGGCCAAGGTGTCCTCGCTTGCCGCCGAGCGGATCAATGGCCAGATCGTGCTGTTCGTCAGCTCAAAGACCGAAAACGGCATCAGCCAATTCGCGATCAACACCGGCCCCATCGGCCGGACTACGACAGTCGGCGCGGGAGTGCAGACCGGCACCTCGGGCTCGGATATGCTGAAGGCGGGCACCGGCACCACGCATCTGCGGGGCGGAGATGGCGACGATATCCTGATCTCGGGCACTGAAAACATCACGCTGACCGGCGGCAAGGGCGCGGATATCTTCGTGCTGATGCCCTTCAAGGGTCGGATCACGATTTCGGATTTCGAATATGGGATCGACCGCATCGACCTGTCCAATTTCGGCATGATCCGCTCGATCGCGCAAATCACCTTCGAGCAGCAAAGCTGGGGGATGCGGCTGAAAATCGGCACAACCACGGTCGAGGTCTATTCTCAGAACGGTCGACCGCTCGCCTCGTGGCAGTTCGGGAACTCCATGTTCCCCCATGCCCATTATCCGCCACCCTCTTTCGCCAATGTCATCCATGGCTCGTCTTGGGATGATACGCTGATGGCCAGCTCGACCGCGAACCGGATCTATGGCGGCGGTGGCAATGACATCATCTTCGGCAGCAGCGGCCCGGATTGGCTCAGCGGCGATGCTGGCAATGACACGCTTTACGGCGGCGACGGCAAGGACAGCCTTTTTGGCGGCGACGGCAATGACCTGCTCAAGGGCGGCGGCGGCGCGGATGAGCTTTATGGCGGGGCCGGCAATGACACGCTTTTCGGCGGCGAGGGCGATGACACTCTGCGCGGCGATGATGGCCATGACGTGCTTTACGGCGATGAGGGCAATGACCAGCTTTTCGGCGGCGCGGGCAATGACACGCTTTACGGGGGGCCCGGCAATGATCTGCTGGAAGGCGGCAGCGGCGACGACCAGCTGTTCGGCGGCGACGGCGACGACACTCTGCGCGCGATTTCAGGCGCGAATTATCTGCATGGCGGCGCAGGCCGCGACCAGCTTTTCGCGGGCACCGGCCGCGACACGCTTTACGGCGGCGATGGTGACGACACATTACGTGCCACGACCGGGCGGCATCTCTTTTACGGCGGAGCCGGGCGCGACCAGCTGTTCGGCGGCAACGGCAATGACACGCTTTATGGCGGCGATGACGACGACACGCTGCTCGGCGGCGCGGGCGATGACGTGCTCTATGGCGACAATGGCCGCGATTATCTGGCGGGCGAAGCGGGCAATGACCTCATCTACGGCGGCGCGGGTGATGATCGCATTGATGGCGGTGACGGCAACGACACCCTGTACGGCGGCGACGGCCAGGACCGGATCGACGGCGGCGCCGATGATGACCTGATCTATGGCGGGGCTGGCCATGACACGATCTATGGCGGCGCGGGCAATGACACGGTTTACGGCGATGACGGCAATGACCTGCTCTATGGCGGCGACGGTGACGATCAGCTGTTCGGCGGAACCGGAAATGACACGATCCTCGGTGGGCGCGGCAATGACCGGATCTACGGCGGCGCGGGCAATGATGTGATCTGGGGCGAAGCCGGGCATGATCTGCTCTATGGCGGCGACGGCAATGACACGATCTATGGCGGGCGCGGCAATGACACGATCTATGGCGACGGCAACAACGATGTCCTCTACGGCGAGCTGGGCAATGACGTGCTTTACGGCGGGCGCGGCGCTGATCTGATCTATGGCGGCGCAGGCAATGACACGCTTTACGGCGGCGCGGGGTTCGACACGCTTTACGGCGGCAACGGCAATGACGTGATCCGCACCGGGCCCGGCAGCAGCAAGCTTTACGGCGGGAATGGCAATGACCTGCTTTATGGCGGAAATGCCAACGATCTGCTCGAGGGCGGGCGGGGCAATGACACGCTTTACGGGGGCCGCGGCCACGACCGCCTGAATGGAGGCCCCGGGCGCGACCGTCTTTTTGGCGGCGCGGGCGACGATACGCTGATCGGTGGGCCGGGGTCGGACACGATGACCGGCGGGCCGGGACGCGATGTCTTCGTCTTCAACCGGAAGGCCGATTTCGACCGCGCCGTCGATGTGATCACCGATTTCACCCACGGGCAGGATCACATCGACATGCGCGGGATGAATCTGAGCTTCGTCGGCACGCAGGGCTTTTCAAGCCATCACCAGATCCGGGCCGAGATCTCGGCGGGCATGGTCACGCTTTACATCGACCTCGATGGCGACAGCCGCCCCGATCTGACGATCCGGCTTGAAGGCCTGTCGCAGATCTTTGCCTCGGATTTCTGGCTCTAG
- a CDS encoding ABC transporter permease → MLRIISALMLREMTTTHGRSAGGYLWALVEPVLGIALLSTIFGLSVKNPGLGSNFPLFYASGFLPFVMFNDMSNKIAASIRFSKPFMAYPSVTFMDAMLARAILNALTHCTVILIVICGIFVIFQLPVQVRLGPVLESLLLLVMLAFGVGTLNCYLITAFPIWERAWNIITRPLFLVSGIFFTMEMMPQAGRDILWYNPIIHCIGLFRRGLYPTYEGAYISKTYVAGVSITLLFFGLLLLLRNYRTLMEN, encoded by the coding sequence ATGCTTCGGATTATCTCAGCTCTGATGCTGCGAGAGATGACGACCACCCATGGCCGGTCTGCGGGCGGCTATCTCTGGGCGTTGGTCGAGCCGGTTCTGGGCATTGCGCTTCTGTCGACGATCTTCGGACTTTCCGTGAAAAATCCGGGCCTTGGTTCGAACTTTCCGCTGTTTTATGCCTCGGGCTTCCTGCCCTTTGTCATGTTCAACGACATGAGCAACAAGATCGCGGCCTCGATCCGGTTTTCCAAGCCCTTCATGGCCTATCCCAGCGTGACCTTCATGGATGCCATGTTGGCGCGCGCGATTCTGAACGCGCTGACCCACTGCACGGTTATCCTGATTGTGATCTGCGGGATCTTCGTGATCTTCCAATTGCCGGTGCAGGTCCGGCTTGGGCCGGTGCTCGAATCGCTTTTGCTGCTGGTGATGCTGGCTTTCGGGGTCGGAACACTGAATTGTTACCTGATCACCGCCTTCCCGATCTGGGAACGGGCCTGGAACATCATCACCCGGCCGCTGTTTCTGGTCTCGGGCATCTTCTTCACCATGGAGATGATGCCGCAGGCCGGTCGCGACATCCTGTGGTACAACCCGATCATCCATTGCATCGGGCTGTTCCGGCGCGGGCTCTATCCGACCTATGAGGGCGCCTATATCTCGAAGACCTATGTCGCCGGGGTCTCGATCACGCTGCTGTTCTTCGGGCTGCTGTTGCTGCTGCGCAACTACCGCACGCTCATGGAAAACTAG
- a CDS encoding capsule biosynthesis protein — translation MRPQPTSDLSAAAAAAPQSAAPIDPTVAQARAAQAAAAARQSAEQAAASPAPAQAPRPAAAQARTAAVGQPQAAGPFRAQPVPAQPAPAQSVPAKQPAAAPVPARAAATAVAAPAPAAVARKVAPPPGQPLRRPVSSARPRSRHWLLLLTFLIIVVLPTLVSAWYLWTRATDQYVSTVGFSVRREDSQPSGADLLGGLVALGGTAGASDTDILYQFIRSPDMVETVDKQLDLRRMFSEPWPHDFVFGYDPKGTIEDLTTFWQRQVQVYYDNSTGLITLNVSAFQPADSQKIAEAILAAATIKINDLSSVARSDAMKLATEELEKTRIALTTARQDITAFRIRTQIVDPQADLAGQMGVLTGLQSKLAEQLIAHDMLSENAKPTDNRVIQSQQKIDALRGLIEKERNKFSQTGQGPDGESYAQLMADYEKLSVDREFAEGAYRSARINYEASLAEAQRQSRYLATHITPRVAESSTEPNRLRLLALCAGVLLIGWSILALVYYSVRDRK, via the coding sequence GTGAGACCGCAGCCGACCTCTGACCTCTCTGCCGCCGCGGCGGCAGCGCCCCAATCTGCCGCTCCGATCGATCCGACTGTCGCCCAGGCCCGTGCCGCTCAGGCCGCCGCCGCCGCGCGTCAAAGCGCCGAGCAGGCCGCCGCTAGCCCTGCCCCGGCACAGGCCCCGCGCCCCGCAGCGGCGCAGGCGCGCACGGCAGCGGTCGGTCAGCCACAGGCCGCAGGCCCCTTCCGCGCCCAGCCCGTGCCTGCCCAGCCCGCTCCCGCGCAATCTGTTCCCGCCAAGCAACCCGCCGCGGCCCCGGTTCCGGCCCGCGCCGCCGCCACGGCTGTCGCCGCCCCGGCGCCCGCGGCTGTTGCCCGCAAGGTCGCGCCGCCGCCCGGTCAGCCTCTGCGCCGCCCGGTCAGCTCGGCCCGGCCACGCTCGCGTCATTGGCTGCTTTTGCTGACCTTTCTGATCATCGTCGTCCTGCCCACGCTGGTTTCGGCCTGGTATCTGTGGACGCGGGCGACCGATCAATATGTCTCGACCGTCGGCTTTTCCGTCCGGCGCGAGGATTCGCAGCCCTCTGGCGCCGATCTTCTGGGCGGGCTTGTCGCGCTTGGCGGCACCGCCGGTGCCTCGGATACCGATATTCTCTATCAGTTCATCCGCAGCCCCGACATGGTCGAGACCGTGGACAAGCAGCTCGATCTGCGCCGCATGTTCTCGGAGCCTTGGCCGCATGATTTCGTCTTCGGCTACGATCCCAAGGGCACGATCGAGGATCTGACGACGTTCTGGCAGCGTCAGGTTCAGGTCTATTACGACAATTCGACGGGCCTGATCACGCTGAATGTCAGCGCCTTCCAGCCTGCGGATTCGCAAAAGATCGCCGAGGCGATTCTGGCCGCCGCGACGATCAAGATCAACGATCTCTCCTCGGTGGCGCGCTCGGATGCGATGAAGCTTGCGACCGAAGAGCTGGAAAAGACCCGGATCGCCCTGACCACGGCGCGTCAGGACATAACCGCCTTCCGCATCCGCACCCAGATCGTCGATCCGCAGGCCGATCTCGCCGGGCAGATGGGCGTGCTGACCGGGCTTCAGTCGAAGCTCGCCGAGCAACTGATCGCCCATGACATGCTGTCGGAAAACGCCAAGCCGACCGACAACCGCGTCATCCAATCGCAGCAAAAGATCGACGCATTGCGCGGTCTGATCGAGAAAGAGCGCAACAAGTTCAGCCAGACCGGACAGGGTCCGGATGGCGAAAGCTATGCGCAGCTGATGGCCGATTATGAAAAGCTTTCGGTCGATCGCGAATTTGCCGAGGGCGCCTATCGTTCGGCGCGGATCAACTATGAGGCGTCTCTGGCCGAGGCACAGCGCCAGTCGCGCTATCTCGCCACCCATATCACGCCGCGCGTCGCCGAATCCTCGACCGAGCCGAACCGGCTGCGCCTGCTGGCGCTTTGTGCCGGGGTGCTGTTGATCGGCTGGTCGATCCTCGCGCTGGTCTATTACAGCGTCCGCGACCGCAAATAA
- a CDS encoding ABC transporter ATP-binding protein, producing the protein MIRLENLTKIYRQKGRQHIVADNINAVFPTGSAVALMGRNGAGKSTLLRIIAGSIGPTWGRVVSSGTISWPVGFAGSFHPDLTGAQNVRFVARIYGVDTDELVDYVADFAELGAHFDQPFGTYSSGMRSRLAMGTSMGIKFDTYLVDEVTSVGDAEFRAKSQRVFADRMSQSGAIVVTHSVNMVRAMCTMGAVLNRGHLSVFNDLEEAIAYHESLLNLPPPGSYVEEEGLYDE; encoded by the coding sequence ATGATCCGGCTCGAGAACCTGACCAAGATCTACCGGCAGAAAGGCCGCCAGCATATTGTCGCGGACAATATCAACGCGGTCTTTCCGACCGGCTCGGCCGTCGCCCTGATGGGGCGCAACGGGGCCGGGAAATCGACGCTGCTGCGCATCATTGCGGGCAGCATCGGCCCGACCTGGGGCCGGGTGGTGTCCTCGGGGACGATTTCCTGGCCGGTGGGCTTTGCCGGCAGCTTTCACCCCGACCTGACCGGCGCGCAGAATGTCCGCTTCGTCGCCCGGATTTACGGTGTCGATACCGACGAGCTGGTTGATTACGTCGCCGATTTCGCCGAGCTCGGCGCGCATTTCGACCAGCCCTTCGGGACCTATTCCTCGGGGATGCGCTCGCGCCTTGCGATGGGCACCAGCATGGGCATCAAATTCGACACCTATCTCGTCGATGAGGTCACGAGCGTCGGCGATGCCGAGTTCCGCGCCAAATCCCAGCGCGTTTTCGCCGATCGGATGAGCCAATCCGGCGCCATCGTCGTCACCCATTCGGTGAATATGGTGCGCGCGATGTGCACCATGGGCGCCGTGCTCAACCGCGGTCATCTCTCGGTCTTCAACGACCTTGAGGAAGCCATCGCCTATCACGAATCGCTGCTGAACCTGCCGCCGCCAGGCAGCTATGTCGAAGAGGAAGGGCTCTACGACGAATAG
- a CDS encoding ketosteroid isomerase-related protein: MDSKALITAYYDAFNAGRTDDMLAMMHDDVEHHVNEGGIRKGKELFREFNKHMTTSYKELLTDIVVFANEAGDRAAAEFVVNGTYLKTDEGLPPATCQTYRLPAGTFFTLRDGKIARVTTYYNLADWTQQVVG; encoded by the coding sequence ATGGACAGCAAAGCCCTCATCACCGCCTATTATGACGCCTTCAACGCCGGGCGCACCGACGACATGCTGGCGATGATGCATGATGACGTTGAACATCACGTTAACGAGGGTGGCATTCGCAAAGGCAAAGAGCTGTTCCGCGAATTCAACAAGCACATGACCACCAGCTACAAAGAGCTACTCACCGATATCGTGGTCTTCGCCAATGAGGCGGGTGATCGCGCGGCCGCCGAATTCGTGGTGAACGGGACCTATCTCAAGACCGACGAGGGCCTGCCGCCCGCCACCTGCCAGACCTATCGCCTGCCCGCCGGGACTTTCTTCACCCTGCGCGACGGCAAGATCGCGCGCGTGACCACCTATTACAACCTCGCCGACTGGACCCAACAGGTCGTCGGATGA
- a CDS encoding carbon-nitrogen hydrolase family protein has product MRPVKIATAAYDFDWFESFADYEAKITRWVEAAADSDLLVFPEYGAMELASLGGREVAADLEQSLHEVARHEKARDRLHADLAARHNLHVLAASGPVFEKGRPFNRAVLFGPNGRIGHQDKQIMTRFEREDWDVIGNAGLRIFDTAIGKLGILICYDSEFPLLGRVLAEAGAEIILVPSCTDTIAGFNRVKIGAMARALEGQSVIVQSPTVGDVDWCPAIDENRGIAAIYAPADGLWPETGIVAEGTLDQPGWVRAEIDLDRVTESRRDGRVLPFKHWPESAESKLL; this is encoded by the coding sequence GTGAGACCGGTCAAAATCGCCACCGCCGCCTATGATTTCGACTGGTTCGAAAGCTTCGCCGATTACGAGGCCAAGATCACCCGCTGGGTCGAAGCGGCAGCGGATAGCGATTTGCTGGTCTTTCCGGAATATGGCGCGATGGAGCTTGCCTCGCTTGGCGGACGCGAGGTCGCCGCCGATCTCGAGCAATCGCTGCACGAAGTCGCGCGCCACGAAAAAGCCCGTGATCGCCTGCATGCCGACCTCGCAGCGCGCCACAATCTGCATGTCCTCGCAGCCTCAGGGCCGGTCTTCGAGAAAGGCCGCCCCTTCAACCGCGCGGTCCTGTTCGGACCCAATGGTCGGATCGGCCATCAGGACAAACAGATCATGACCCGCTTCGAGCGCGAAGATTGGGACGTGATCGGCAATGCCGGTCTCAGGATCTTCGATACCGCCATCGGTAAACTCGGCATCCTGATCTGCTACGACAGCGAATTCCCGCTGCTCGGCCGAGTGCTGGCCGAAGCCGGAGCCGAGATCATCCTCGTGCCCTCCTGCACCGACACGATCGCAGGCTTTAACCGCGTCAAGATCGGCGCCATGGCCCGCGCGCTTGAGGGTCAATCCGTCATCGTGCAATCGCCAACCGTGGGCGACGTCGACTGGTGCCCGGCCATCGACGAAAACCGCGGCATCGCCGCAATCTACGCCCCCGCCGACGGGCTCTGGCCCGAGACCGGCATTGTCGCTGAAGGCACGCTCGACCAACCCGGCTGGGTCCGCGCCGAAATCGACCTCGACCGCGTTACCGAAAGTCGTCGTGATGGCCGCGTCCTACCCTTCAAACACTGGCCCGAAAGCGCCGAGAGCAAATTGCTCTGA
- a CDS encoding MORN repeat-containing protein, which yields MKAVIAAAAILLAGVSLAGAETVITKQYDDGGVYEGTFRNGRQHGRGTYKLPNGYAYTGDWVEGEILGQGKATFPNGSVYEGSFAKGKPDGKGKITYADGGTYEGDWKDGEITGEGVAHYANGSVYKGGFLNALHNGKGLLTQPNGYRYEGDWKNGVKEGKGKITYPDGAVYEGDMLANQRAGRGKLTMPDGLTYTGGWAAGQMSGEGKLVQASGDSYDGRMVNGKREGIGVAVYKNGDRYEGMFRADKRDGDGVFTGTDGYIYDGAWVQGRMEGTGRITYPDGSNYEGQLKNDLPDGKGKITYPDGATYEGDWAEGVIEGQGVAKYANGLVYEGGFKNARNDGQGRMVYPDGYVYNGAWREGQRHGEGQATYPDGTTYDGHFVAGLREGKGRLITPDGFRYEGGWKAGEIDGEGLATYANGDTYTGHFVAGKRQGDGVMRYATGQIAAGEWNDNRLAKPADGSEAPADEAPAPTPEATVPAEPATN from the coding sequence ATGAAGGCAGTGATTGCCGCAGCGGCAATTCTCTTGGCAGGCGTGAGCCTTGCAGGGGCGGAGACCGTCATCACCAAGCAATATGATGACGGTGGCGTCTATGAAGGCACCTTCCGCAATGGCCGCCAGCACGGGCGGGGCACCTATAAGCTGCCCAATGGCTATGCCTATACCGGCGATTGGGTCGAGGGCGAGATCCTCGGGCAAGGCAAGGCGACCTTCCCGAATGGCTCGGTCTATGAGGGCAGCTTTGCCAAGGGCAAACCCGACGGCAAGGGCAAGATCACCTATGCCGATGGCGGGACCTATGAGGGCGACTGGAAAGACGGCGAGATCACCGGTGAGGGCGTCGCCCATTACGCCAATGGCTCGGTCTATAAGGGCGGCTTTCTCAATGCGCTCCACAATGGCAAGGGCCTGCTGACCCAGCCCAATGGCTATCGCTACGAGGGCGATTGGAAGAACGGCGTCAAAGAGGGCAAGGGCAAGATCACCTATCCCGATGGCGCGGTCTATGAGGGCGACATGCTCGCGAACCAGCGCGCGGGGCGTGGCAAGCTGACCATGCCGGACGGGCTGACCTATACCGGCGGCTGGGCGGCCGGGCAGATGAGCGGCGAGGGCAAGCTCGTCCAGGCCTCGGGCGACAGCTATGACGGCCGCATGGTGAACGGCAAACGCGAGGGCATCGGCGTCGCGGTCTACAAGAACGGCGACCGTTACGAGGGCATGTTCCGCGCCGACAAACGCGACGGCGACGGCGTCTTCACCGGGACAGACGGCTATATCTATGACGGTGCCTGGGTGCAGGGCCGGATGGAGGGCACCGGCCGCATCACCTATCCCGATGGCTCGAATTACGAGGGCCAGCTCAAGAATGACCTGCCCGACGGCAAGGGCAAGATCACCTATCCCGATGGCGCGACCTATGAAGGCGATTGGGCCGAGGGCGTGATCGAAGGGCAGGGCGTGGCGAAATATGCCAATGGCCTCGTCTATGAGGGCGGCTTCAAGAATGCCCGCAACGATGGACAAGGCCGCATGGTCTACCCCGACGGCTATGTCTACAACGGCGCCTGGCGCGAAGGGCAACGCCACGGCGAAGGCCAGGCGACCTATCCCGACGGCACGACCTATGACGGCCATTTCGTGGCGGGGCTGCGCGAGGGCAAGGGCCGTCTGATCACGCCAGACGGCTTCCGCTACGAAGGCGGCTGGAAAGCGGGCGAGATCGACGGCGAGGGCCTCGCGACCTATGCCAATGGCGATACTTATACCGGCCATTTCGTTGCCGGAAAACGCCAGGGTGACGGGGTGATGCGCTACGCCACCGGCCAGATTGCCGCCGGAGAATGGAACGACAACCGCTTGGCCAAGCCCGCCGACGGCAGCGAGGCCCCGGCGGATGAGGCGCCTGCCCCCACCCCGGAAGCCACCGTCCCGGCCGAGCCCGCCACGAACTGA
- a CDS encoding NAD+ synthase, with product MADRFRITLGQLNPTVGDLAGNARKAREAWALAKEAGADLLALPEMFITGYQTQDLVLKVAFSEDAMATIEALARDCADGPAIGIGGPFLENEKLYNAFWILEGGKVVARVLKHDLPHKQLFDELRLFDQGPISGPYRIGPLRIGSPICEDSWWPEVSETLAETGAEILLIPNGSPYHRNKLDLRMTHIVSRVVETGLPAVYLNSVGGQDDQLYDGASFVLNPGAGGGVEKVMQLAPFDEIIAHVDFIRTEEGWRAERNRMDHQPDEWEQDYRAMTEGLRDYMRKSGFKTALLGMSGGIDSALVATIAADAIGPENVRCIMLPSEYTSPESLEDAADCATRLGIQIDTVKIDGARGAVDQALAHLMEGTTPDLTEENIQSRLRGVMLMAISNKFGGLLLTTGNKSEVAVGYCTIYGDMAGGYNPIKDLYKTRVFETCRWRNRHHRDWMLGNSGEVIPQRIITKPPSAELRPDQKDQDSLPPYEVLDAILDGLVEKDMSVRELVAMGHEAEVVLKVQSLLYGSEWKRYQAAPGPRISPKAFWLDRRYPLVNRWRDKA from the coding sequence ATGGCCGATCGTTTCCGCATCACTCTGGGGCAGCTCAATCCAACAGTGGGCGACCTTGCCGGCAATGCACGCAAAGCGCGTGAAGCTTGGGCGCTGGCGAAGGAGGCGGGGGCCGATCTGCTGGCTCTGCCCGAGATGTTCATCACCGGTTACCAGACCCAGGATCTGGTGCTGAAAGTGGCCTTCAGCGAGGATGCGATGGCCACGATCGAGGCTTTGGCGCGCGATTGCGCGGATGGGCCTGCAATCGGAATCGGTGGGCCGTTTCTGGAAAACGAGAAGCTTTACAACGCTTTCTGGATTTTGGAAGGTGGCAAGGTCGTCGCGCGGGTGCTCAAGCACGACCTGCCGCACAAGCAGCTGTTCGATGAATTGCGGCTCTTCGATCAGGGGCCGATTTCGGGGCCCTACCGCATCGGGCCCTTGCGCATTGGCAGCCCGATCTGTGAGGATAGCTGGTGGCCCGAGGTTTCCGAGACTTTGGCCGAGACCGGCGCCGAGATCCTGCTGATCCCGAACGGCAGCCCCTATCACCGCAATAAGCTCGATCTGCGGATGACGCATATCGTCTCACGCGTGGTCGAGACCGGATTGCCCGCGGTCTATCTCAATTCGGTCGGCGGGCAGGACGACCAGCTTTATGACGGCGCGAGCTTCGTCTTGAACCCCGGCGCGGGCGGTGGCGTGGAGAAGGTGATGCAGCTTGCGCCCTTCGACGAGATCATCGCCCATGTCGATTTCATCCGCACCGAGGAGGGCTGGCGCGCCGAGCGAAACCGCATGGACCACCAGCCCGACGAATGGGAGCAGGATTACCGCGCCATGACCGAGGGTCTGCGCGATTACATGCGGAAATCCGGCTTCAAGACCGCGCTTCTGGGCATGTCGGGCGGCATTGATTCGGCGCTGGTCGCGACGATTGCCGCCGATGCGATCGGGCCCGAGAATGTCCGTTGCATCATGCTGCCGAGCGAATATACCTCGCCCGAGAGCCTCGAGGATGCCGCCGATTGCGCGACGCGTCTGGGTATCCAGATCGACACGGTCAAGATCGACGGCGCGCGCGGCGCGGTCGATCAGGCGCTTGCCCATCTGATGGAGGGCACCACGCCCGATCTGACCGAGGAAAACATCCAATCCCGCCTGCGCGGCGTGATGCTGATGGCGATTTCCAACAAATTCGGCGGGCTTTTGCTGACCACCGGCAACAAATCCGAGGTCGCGGTCGGTTATTGCACGATCTATGGCGATATGGCGGGCGGCTATAATCCGATCAAGGATCTCTACAAGACCCGCGTTTTCGAGACCTGCCGCTGGCGCAATCGCCATCACCGCGACTGGATGCTGGGCAACTCCGGCGAGGTCATTCCGCAGCGTATCATCACCAAGCCCCCGTCAGCCGAGCTGCGCCCCGATCAGAAGGATCAGGACAGCCTGCCGCCCTATGAGGTGCTGGACGCGATCCTGGACGGGCTGGTCGAGAAGGACATGTCGGTGCGCGAACTGGTCGCCATGGGCCATGAGGCCGAGGTGGTGCTGAAGGTGCAAAGCCTGCTCTATGGCAGCGAGTGGAAGCGCTATCAGGCCGCGCCGGGGCCGCGGATTTCGCCCAAGGCCTTCTGGCTCGACCGACGCTACCCACTGGTCAATCGCTGGCGCGACAAGGCCTGA